aaaccaaaaatacaaaaataccttgctgcaatttttatctatttattttatctcgcattcccacgagatctatttatccaatctactacaattttatctatctttttacccgtgagggattgacaacccctctcttacgttgggttgcaagtatttgttctttgtgtgcaggagttgtttacgtggtgttgcgtggttctcttactggttcaataaccttggtctcatcactaagggaaacacctaccgttgctgtgatgcatcatcccttcctccttgGGGAAATTCCAACGTAGTTGAAGCAAACATCAGTGTGCTCCTGGCCATGGCACATGGGTGGCAGTGGCCCGTGCACCTGCGCTATGGCTGCTCCTCCACGCGGCGTTCATTCCCGCCATTGACCTTGCCTTGGCGTGCGATGGATGGTGGAGGGGGCCGTCGGTGGGTGGTGGTTGTCGgcaggggggaggaagaagaaagaggcagGAGGATAGAAGAGAAGATAAGAGGAAGAAGAGACAACTTAcaagtgggtcccacatgtaagttaacggtcaaacaTATGGATTGTTTAGGAGTGGGCCCGACCTATCATAAAACTGTTTAAATTGCTAGCAACGAGTGTTTTGGGGTTTTTTAAAGCCAACCCTGACTTGGTAGTTATCAGTGAAAAAaacggtagttttttggaaccctaacccAAATTGTAGTAGCTTTATACTATTTACTCCATTTATGCAGTTCATTTCACACACCACACTCCATTTACTTTCTTCCTTCCTTCTCTAGTGACTTCCACTGACACAACTTTCTATCTTCGTGCAGAAATGTCACGAACAACAATCTTGCCAGCACCATCGGATCATCTGAACCGAGAAGTAGGGATTTTTCAATTTTACATTTTGCGTGTAGAATGCATTACATGTATAGGTTTGGTGCTTTGTGTTCATGAGAATTTTTTTGATTGGCATCATTTGCAGTGGTTGTGGTCATCTAGGACGCACTCAAGACTACAAGTTGAGCAGTAGTGGCAACCTTAACTTCTGTAAGAATAAACTGGACAATTTTTCCCTTCTGAAGCTGCTGGCAGTAGCTATAGCTCCAGCCTAAACTACTGAAAATCTTTGTTCAGTTAACAGTCCGGGGCTTACCtccatttctttctttctttttttcgggGGAGGGCTTATGTCCATTTCAAtcaagaaaaagggaagaaaaggaGAAAATCGTGGTTGAGTCCATTGTAATCAGTAGCAACTTTGAATAATGGATCTTTTTGTGCACCTTTACCGCATATCCAGTGttattcatttaattttctttcaaaaaaatatCTTCATATTTCAATAACTAGAAGCCCTTGCCACATATGTCTCGGTAACCCATTCCATGTGGCTTCCCTTGTTGTATGCGAAAGGGAGATGGCCCTCGATGTTCTTGATGGCTTGAAAGCTATTTGTGAAGTTGCTTATTCTAGACAGTTATGATTGCAAGGCATCTGGGATAACCGATGGCTTTTACTTGAATCATCTTGGATACATAATTGTTATATACTGATGCAAGTTAGGTGGGGCCTTTTTTGCCTCAAACTTGCATAGATATCACCACACATGATTCACATAATTCACATCCAAACGTATGCAaaatgacattcattctcattttaTCATCACAAATAATGATGACAATTTTTACGAAATCAATTTGCTATTGTTAAGCGGTGGTTGTGAGCTTGTGGTGGCGCACCTAGAGCTCACCCTACGACATGAAAGAAGAGAGTTCGAGAGAAAAAGTTGAGGGAATGAGGGAGGCCCACTAAGATGGGTTTTCAACCGGGGTATAATTCAGTGGCATTATTGAGTAAATTGCGTCCAGTAGCATTGGCTAGTAAATTTCGTTCAGTGGCGTCGGTGGGCAAGAATGAAAGGTATATACAGTAAAGAGTGAAAAAAATAGTCAGTGTGAATTATACTACGGAACATAGCTATATCGAGAACAGGCCACTTATTAACAAACTCACTCTTCATAGGATATTTATTAGATAATACAAACTGTTTATACCTGGACATTTATATACAGAAAAACTACACATGATCACAATATGTACATCTAATTAATGGCATAAGTTATTACATAGTTAAAAGGTGATATAGTCATGGTCATCTACTTCTTCCATTGATTATATTTAAACAAATTTTTGTTCAGCGAAATCTCATAGAATATCGATGACAAATGGTGTTCTACCATACTACTTATGTATTTGTAACGATGAAAAATCTGACATGTACAATAGTGAGCTTTGAATTTTATTATTACATGTGAATAATATTGTTATGTACATTAAAATATTAGTAAAAATTGTAATTGCTTTCCGGCATGAGGCGAAAGAAAAATTGTTGTATAATAATGTAACCTTTTTACTTATTTGTAGATCATCAAGTTAACAATCTTAATTGTGTTCTCCAATGAAACCTCTTGTGTTTTTGTTCATTTGCCATAGACTACTTATATTTTCATGCATGTCATTTTCAACTAACCGAGGTAGCAGTTGGAGGTGGCCACCTCTGATGCTTATAGGAGAAGGGAGTAAGTGCATGGGGCTTACTAGCGGCGAGTGTCCACCCGCAGCGACCCGAACTAAGGAGTGCACACACACACTCCATGCACCAGCCCACAACTATAGCTATGCTCGCACAAGTCTGACCATATAAACGATCAGGGGCTCTCATCTTGTGTTGACATTTCAAATATTCTAGCTTAGTATTTGTTATGGTCGATCTCTGTTCATTTCCACAAATGTACTATTTTTCAATCTGAGATGGAACAGGCTGGGTGCCTCAGACCTAAAGGGTCTGCTGACaagtcttttttttttgagaaatctgcTGGCAAGTCTTGATAGTATGTATCTATTCTGATAGCATTTTCCATCAATCCAATCTTTTTGTTTGGTTCTTTAGAAGGCATCAGTACAATCTTTAATGTATGTCATGTGTGCttcacactttttcttccttcccAACAACAATTGCTACACTTCAATCTACGACAAGCGTAGAAGGTGACGTGAGCCTGACTGTGAGTTGTCCATTATCTATCGTCAGGAGATGGAAAATGATTGCTCGAACAATGGACGCGACTCTTCCACGAGAACAACCTGAAGAAAAAATCCAACTTTATTTCGATCAAAATGTGTCATCTAGTTTTCTAAAAATGGAGTCGTGGTTTCGAAAATGTGTAAATTTCATATAAGTCTTTGAAATTTTGGCCATATTCCCATATCACACTCTTTTTCCACTCCATATCTACTCTTTTTATACCACTAATCCCTTTTGAGGCATCTTCTCCACGTATTTCTTATTCTTTCTTGGAATGACTTGGTCTTGTCCTTGCGGATAAGCTTGCCTCCATTGTCTTTCCTCTTCTCATAAGGACACTCCACCACGAAGTGACTCACATCCCCACAATTATGACTAGTCCTCACTCGTTGACCCCTAGGTTTGGAGCCACTTTAATTTTTCCTTGAGTAGTTGGACTTGGAGTTCCTCTTGTTACCCCAAAATTGCATTGACGCATTAGCCATGTGCTCGTGATAAGCATATTTGGTGTCTTTGGTGaaactctcctcctcctcctcttcttcttcttcttcttcttcttcttcttcttcttcttcttcttcttcgaccgCCTTGGCCTTCAAGGTAAGGTTGGACTTCTTCATCCCACGAACACGAGCAAGTgcgttgtcggcggtcttgttcAAGATGCTCATGGCAATGAATTCATCCAACACGTCATTGGAGGACAAGGAGTGAAAGTCTGGTCTTTGGCGAAGCACGGAAGACATGCTTTTGTTGTAGGCATGATCGCCTTAAGAAACTTGCGCTTGACctaattgtcatccgtgtccttgctcctaTGGTCTCGGAGAGAAACCGCAACCTCCGGTATAGATCACAAGGATCTTTATCTTCATTCATGACAaactcattgtcttcatcaaggATGACTTcaaagttggagcgttgaatgctcgagcttcccctatatatagagttGATACGCTCTCATGCATCTTTGGCAAGCACGAAAGGGAGAATGTGTGGAAGCTCTTCGGTGGGCAAGGAATCTTGGAGAATGAACACGGCACACACATTGATTTGCTTCTCCACCTCCTCTCTTGGTGTCAAGTTTCTTGGATCATAAGGATGATAATCTTATTCATTGATCCTCCAAAGTTGCCTAGAGGAGCTGCTGATATCATACTTAATTCAAAAAATCCAATAAGTGAAGTTAATCAAATCAAGCTTAGGAGGAGGTCCATGATGCGAGATATGAGTCGAGGTAACCAAGGCGTAGGAGGGGCGACAGTGGCATGGATGACCGAAACATTTTTCCCTTAGGAAGGATTGACCCAAGTCACTAGTCGCATCCTTGGCAGAGTTTACATTGGCACCTGAGGAGGAGGCACCAAGTACCTTCTCGTGAACAGTGGTTGTTGTAGGCAAGCCCACTTGGAATTCCTTCAACTAGTTTTTTACCTCGTCCAACATTGATGTTTTAATTGCGTTCGTGGTCACATTCAAAACACCTGTAGTGATAATGGTGTTATCCACGAAGGGGCAACCACTTGTCATTGTCGTTGGCCATACTCTTTAGGCGGTAAAACCCTTAATAAAGAGGCGAggctatgataccaattgaaattatcagtatgatcgactagaggggggtgattaggcaactaacacttttttaATCTCTCGTATTTAACTTTGAAAATTCCCCTCCTCTTCTTTATCTTGAACGAGATTGCATTCTTTAGGGGCTTTGTCACATCAATCTTCACCCGAACTATAAAGAAATTACCTTCAAAGTCTTGAGATTTTGGCTCTCATAGATGGACTCACCCCACTGTCACTGAGAGAGCCTTAATAAACGAGAAGTTGTCCGGTAAATCATTGATTTGAATCCATAAGTCTACCTTATTCAGTAGTATAGTTGATGGTTTTGTGAAGCCATCACAGGGAGCAATAACCACAATTTTTCCTTTGAAGGTCCAACGACGTTCAAAGGATTTTTTCCCTTTGAAGGGCCAACGACGTTCTTCCATGACATATGTTCCtaggccctgtttgtttgggcttttgtTTCTGCTTTTGCAGCATTTCCACTTTGGCCAAAAAGCCATAAAAGCCCCTAAATAGGTGCTTTTGGGGCTTTTTAGGCTTTTGATGAATCAATATAACAATATTTAGCTCCAAAAGCCTTAAAAGCTCCAAAAGCACCTTTTTAGGAGTTTTTATGGTTTTTTGGCCAAAGTGAAAAAGCTGCAAAAGTagaagcaaaagcccaaacaaacagggcctaGTCTCGGAGGCACGAGAATTGCTGGGTGTAGAGACTATCGTCGAGCGGCCGGAACGTGACCTCCTGGGCCAAATCCCATGCAACCCTCATGTTCGTGAAAAACCAATACTAGCTATAGGGCTTTGCCCATGTGGACGTGTGCTATAGCCATCCAGTGTGTTTCTTCTTCAAGCATATCGTCTTCCTCCACCATGACATCCTGCAAGTCCTCTTCATTGATCCCAAGTTCCTTCATCATCGCCTCAACATCGCTGAAGGCAAAGCCCGAGTCCGACGCCGGTGACTCCATCAGATCTCTTGCCCGAAAACTTCAATTTCACGGACGGTGGTTCCTTAGACAGCTCTCCTCGGATCACGCAGTCCGAGATCGAAGACCCCGGAGACAGGCGGCCAGGAGAGGGAATAGGGGAGGAGAATTCTCAATGGTGGTGACAGGCGCCGCTGAGAGGATCTAAAACCCTAACGAGAGGGGAAACCCTATAGTTTGTATACGTTCTTTTTAGCCTTGTATCAAGTTGAACAAGCTACCTTTTTTTTTTAGTCTATATCCAGGCCTCAAATCTAGTATAAACAGCCGAATGGGCCTATGGCGCCACATGGGCTTGCAGCCTGCTAGAGCCGACGGAAGAATGAAGGAGAAGCGGCGAGCCGAACGCTTCATCAGCTCCGGCTTTTTCCTGGGAAACCCTTGAATCCTTTCTCCCCGCCGTCTCCTCCTCACCCCACCCCACTTCCCCacgcgagcggcggcgatggccaAGAAGCTCGGCAAGAAGGCCCGCAAGTTCGCCCACAAGCACCTCCAGGGCGGCGCCAAGCGCAGCCGCAAGCTCCGCTCCCAGTTCAACCGCCGCACCCGCAAAGGCCCGTgctttcctccgccgccgccgccgccccctctgcTAAAAGTGTTTGTTTGGGTTCCGCCGGGTGCTGATTCGAGCTTCTCCCTTTTGTTTTCTCATCAGATGGGAAGGGTCGGGAGGACGACAACCGCCTGAACGGCGACGGCGGCAGCGAGGAGACCCACCGCAACGACCCCACCATGTATTTTCATCATATCCTCCACTGCTCGTGCTCTATTATTTACATAACTTTGGTGGGAGCGCAGCTCACGTGCTGTTTCAGGCAGGGGGTGGGGGAGCATTGAGTGATTTTGCTGCAATGTTACTTACAGACATTTGACTAAACCTTGCTTGCAAATTTGGATATGTTAGATACCCAAATTATTAAGTGATTTTGCTTCGAGGGAGCATTGAGTGATTTTGCTGCAATGTTACATACCTTTGTGGTGGGTGCGCGTTAGGGCGGTTGAGCTCATGTGCTGTTTGAGgcagggggggagggggtgggggggcaCATTTAGTAATTTTGCTGCAATGTTACCTACAGCCATTTGACTAAACCTTGCTTGCAAATTTGGATATGTTGCGGATGTGGATTTCATCTTGTGTCTCTATTTACCGTAAAAATTCATTCATGATAATACTGTTTGGTAATGCATTGGTTTTTAggtctttctttcttttatttattgaaCTAAGCTCAATATGCTTTTCCTTTAGGAACATGAACGATGATGTAGCTACTTTGGCCAACTGCTTAGAGTTTCCAGAAGATGAGAATGAATTAGATGGGGATCTATCTGACAGTGATGGCTATCTTTCAGAGGTATGTTCGTTTGCCATTCTTCTATCGAGTCTCTTATTCATCTTCGACAAGCAATATACATTTAGGAATAGTGACACCTACTATAGCTTTCATACTCGTTCCGTATTTTAATGTGATGATTCTGTTCATGAGCTCCAACATACACAAATTTACCATCATCCGCAGTTCATGCACTGCCCACAACTCCTGAGCTTTCCTTTTGTCTTACAGTTCTGGGTACAGGGCTTCTACTTCTGTACAGAACTTTTTCAAGCATTTTATTTGGGGGTTCTTTTCTTTTTTGATATGTCAAATTGGCAAGTAGCTCTAGATTTTTGTTGTTGATTTCTTCTACACTATTGGGTTGGCAATATTTTCATAATCTGACTGAGGTGCTTAGATCAGTTTTAAAACCACTGAATAATATCCAAGGATGATTGTATAGTGTCTGTTGGCAATATGTGCACAAGTTTGTACTTTATATGGTTATTATGTTAGTGTGTAATTGCTCTGCAAGTAACATTTGCACATCAGAAACTGCCCATTATTTGTTTTTTCAAAATCAGTTGTATGATTGTATCTACTATTTGTAGTGCTATTGCTTAGTGGCCCTTATAAACCGATTATTGATGCTTCAAATGCAGGATCCTGAGTGTATGTACTACTCTGACAGTGATGATGATAATGTTCTGAAAGGTAAATTGTATTGTTGTTAACGCATATTGAATTTTGTGGTGTGATAGTTTCTAAGCATCAGAATATTTCTTGCAGAGTGTATTGTACAAGATGATCTTGACGAACAGAACAATGAGATGCGTTTGGCTGTGAAAAAGCAAAAGAGAAAGTTGAAGAAGTTGTTGGATAAGGTGAATAGCTGAAAATTGCCTTTAGGTCTTGCCGTCTTACTTGCTGGATATATATTGCTTGGTTTGGTTGCAGGTCTGTAGTTATGTCATGTGTGGAATCACCTCTCTTATAATCTGGTCTCATGATATAATCGTTGTAGATCGGTTTTTGATTAGTGCGAGCTTTCTAGATTTTTAGATTAATGTGTGAATTTCTATCCCTCGAAGCAAACATGAAACCTTGAACCACACAAGTTGTTATAGATATATAGGTTACTATTAGCTATGCTTCTGAATGTTGATCTCATCTAGGAGCAAATGATGTTAGACTTTATATTATCTGTCTTTTCTGGAATTCTTTGGCTGCATTGTGCCTCCTAGGTGATTTCTATCAGGATTGAGAGTGTTTGTTATATTTGTAGGACCCTAAGTTCGCAAACTTCCTTGAGAAATGGCAATTGGAATTGGTGAACTTTGAAAGTAAAGAAGTAAGTTTTACCTATTATTTCTGCTTTATGTACTGCAATTCATGTACATCCTTTTTACTATGTACTTCTCGTGCCATAAATGATCTCATAAAATAGGTTTTCTTTTGCTATTATTCTGTTCCAATCTTCAATAGGATTCAGATGAACAAGATGAGATGGATTCTGTGGACAATGGGGTCGATTCTGGTGATAAAGATCCTCCTAGTGATAAGATCCTTACAAGCAAGACAATAAGTGAATGGTGTCAACTAGTCTTAGATGAACCTAAAGCACCTGCTCTGCGTAATCTACTAAATGCTTTCCGGGATGCATGTCAATTTGGTCTGAATTCAAATAGCCTTTCCATGCAGAGACTTCAAAGTACCGAAGTATTTTATCAGATAATATCATTTGTTCTTTCTAAGACAGACAACATTTTCCGTGCTCTCTTAGAAATTTCTGATGATGACAAGGGGAAACTTATGAATCAGAGAAATGGAAAGAAATGGCAAGATATTGAGCCGCTCATAAAATCTTACTTGCGGAATTCTCTTGATCTGATTAGTCAACTTACTGATAACCAAATACTTACCTATGTCTTGACTCGGCTTAGAACATCTGCGGTATATTTTTCTGCGTATCCCTCAACATCAAGGAGGCTTCTCAAGGTATGTTCCTTGGCGATGTTGCTTGTTGATATTAAATTTAGTTTTGTATGTTATTTTGTTCTTCTGGAGGAGGTTCATGTTTGAAACCTGTTCTGGTCAATAATATTAGATCGGTTGAGGACTACTGGCCTTTCTGGTATTTTTTTCCCCTGTAAAATGGCTGTTTAAAAAAATCCGTGTAGAAGAACACTTGCATGACTTCTTCTTTATTAAGGAAGAATGTGAACAAGAGGAAAAGTCGGTTGTTATTTGGGTTGGGCCATATTCTGTGAACACTGTATTTGTAGGGAATCGATCTGCCTTCCTTATTGTTTTGAACCTGTCATATATTTATGGTACTGTAAGGAATGTTTCAAACACCTTGAAGCAGTCGTTATCAATCTGTTTGGCTTTCAGTTTTTTTGAATAGCTGTACTGTGGTATTTTAGTGTTGCCATTTTGGATCAGTACACATCCACCTAAGCTTAGACCCTTGATGCATTGTCACAGTGCTAATGTCTTAATTATTTTAAATTCTTCTGCCCTTCAACCATTCTATGACTGCTTCGCGATAGTCTTGCAATATTTTTCTGGTGTAGAATGCCTGACCTTTTAATTTCTAATACTAGCTTATCATATACTGTATATACTCTGCAGATGTTAGTTCGCTTGTGGGCAAGTGGTGATCAGAACTTGTCCCTGTCTTCATTTCTTATGATTCGAGAAGTGGCTTCACTCTTACCTGACTGTCTGGATTTCTGCTTAACTAAAACATATAATGCATACCTTTCCAGTTCCAAGATTGTGGACAACAGAAATATAGAAAATATTGATTTCATTCTGAACTGTCTGGTGGAACTTTATTCTCTGGATATTCAGAAAGCAGGTGAAAGGGCAGTAATTTCTGTGGGACAGTTGAGTGCTATTCTTAGGCAGGCGTCTAAAACAAAGGGAAAGGTACACATTAATGCTTATATCTGTAGTTGTGCTTGCACTTGGTTTAGCTCGAGTGTTCCTACCGTATCATGCAGACAGATCCTTTGGACCTGCTTGGATTTGGAGATATTCTTGTTTCCCATATCCAAACAAGGCTTTAAGGTGTATGTGCACACCAGTTACAGTCAAATACATTTCGTTTAAATAGACTGACCTTCTTATTTTTTCTAATTATCCGTTACATTTGCTAAAAAAACATTGCTAAGAAGAGATCCTGGCACATATGTTCTAACTGTTTGATTCCTTATCGTACAGTGATGGTTAATTCACGAACGGCACCAACTTGCTAATTTGTTATTGCCATAACTTGACATatttcatagaattttctttgtaTTGCTGTATTTGACCAACATATACGTGCTGCGAGAATACAATAAAAAATATTCTTATTAATATACTTGTCTTTTTCACACATCCAAAAGAAAGCAGAATGGTTATTTTCATGTCCACATGGATTCTTTTCCTTGTGGTGGTTTTTATTTGTTCTTTTGACATCACATGGATATTGATATGCTTCTATGTTTGTGGTTGCAGGAAGATCTTTTGAAGATAGATAACTGGCAGTATATAAACTGCATAAACCTATGGGTTAGGTTTATTTGTGTTAATTACAAGGATTGCCACAACCTCCATCTATTATTTTCTTCAGTTGTTCAGATAATAAGGGGAGTGGCTCATTTATTGCCAGGCATGCGATACTTGCCACTGAGACTGAAGCTTGCACAGATGCTAAATGAGCTTTCGAATTGCAGTCAGATGTTCTTTCCAGTTCCATCGTTGATATTTGGGTCCCTAGAATTTAGGGAGACCCCTCAGAAAGAACAAACAGAAAAGGGGAAGACCCACTTTTCATCAATACTGAAGGTACGGCATTTCACGTATTGCTCATTATATGAGGAATTTTGTGTTCTTTCATGTCTGTCTCAAAGTCACGAAAATATGAATATTGTACCAGGAATCTGAGAAGTATATAACTCTTTNNNNNNNNNNNNNNNNNNNNNNNNNNNNNNNNNNNNNNNNNNNNNNNNNNNNNNNNNNNNNNNNNNNNNNNNNNNNNNNNNNNNNNNNNNNNNNNNNNNNNNNNNNNNNNNNNNNNNNNNNNNNNNNNNNNNNNNNNNNNNNNNNNNNNNNNNNNNNNNNNNNNNNNNNNNNNNNNNNNNNNNNNNNNNNNNNNNNNNNNNNNNNNNNNNNNNNNNNNNNNNNNNNNNNNNNNNNNNNNNNNNNNNNNNNNNNNNNNNNNNNNNNNNNNNNNNNNNNNNNNNNTATGACTAAATGCTCACTAAAAGAAAACAACCATCCATGCAGTTTCAAGTAATCAACCCCTGATGGTCTGTAAAATGTTTTTGTAAATCCTTCTGGATTGCTCATTTTCTAACTTGTTTAATTACTGCGTAGGTTTATGCTCAGTTATTAATTATGTACTTCAGTTTCATCTTCTTAAATATTATCTTTGTGTGTGTGCCTGTGTGGCTCCTGTTTGGTTTCATCTCTAGCCTGCACCCTGCTTTCTTCGGATAAAAAGTTCGTTCTTGCAGATGTTTCATCTTCCGAAGATAGTTTAAATTAACGCTGTTTTCTGTGTGTTAGGTGCCAAGGAACATGCTGAAATCAAGAGATTTTCAAGAGCAGTGCGTTCTTTCAGCAATCGAGGTTCTATCGGCACATTTTTTCCAGTGGAGCTATCATGTTTCTTTTCCAGAAGTAGCCACCATTCCGCTCATCCTCTTGAAAAGATTGCAAGAGCAGACAACGATTGAGTCCCTCCGCCGTCCTCTTAAACGAATGATAGACCAGGTACTTCAGTCAAAACACGTATTCCGGTTATTTCTAAATCCGTCAGCATCCCTGTAAAGATCAATTCAGCATTGTCACTCTACAACGAGGCTTTTACAGTGTAATTATTGCAAGTTTTGATCATTGGTGAACGTCCGACAGATTCCATATAAGCTTTAAGTTTTTATGTTCTTCCAATTTCGCGGGAAGCAGGATCACGGCACTTCATTCTTTTGCTTACCTTGCAGTGTTCCGTTTGACATCCTTTTGAATGCTGAAACTGCAGGTGAGCGAGAACAGGGATTTTGTGCAAAGGAAGAGGGAGGTGGTCTCTTTCTCACCAAATGATGCATCGTCAGTCGAGAGCTTTCTCCAGGTTGGATTCCCCCCTCGCCATGATATAAATTCCCATATTTCGTAGACCATGTTTATGATCGCAGACCTGACTGGCTCTCCCTTGAAACGCAGGAGGAGGAGATGAATGGAGGCGCTTCCTTCACGCAGTTCTACGCATCAGTGGCAAAGAGTCGTCAATCGAGAGGTACCTTTGTTTGTTTGATGAACAGCGCCGTCATCTTCTTCCGATCTACAAGTTTGATGGCTTCTAATATCTGGAACATTTGGCACGCTGTTTGTTCGCAGGGAGAAAATTGGTGTAGAGGGCGATGCTAGGGTGTGATAGTTGTTGATTGGCTAGAGGAGTATCACGTGGACGACGAACTGAGGAACGACTCGAATGTGCACACAGTGGTATCGATGACCGACGTCGGAGTTTCTGGTTTTTTCTTGCTGTTTGTCGGTGTAGCTCTCGAGTTTGTCGAAACTTCTACCGGTCGAGTAGATTTGGAGTGTGAAACAAAGGAGCTTTGTGGCGCTGGAATTCTGCAGCTGTTTGTTATGAGTATATTGTTCGAGCTCATTTATGTTACCCAAAATTTAACATTGACCATATATTTACCCTTGTCTAATGTAATATTCTTGGGAAATATTAAGTAGCAGACGTTCCCTGTGAAGGAACTGCCAGTGAACTACCTATCAGCCATTGGATTAAAAACACGAATGTCAAAGCAGTCAAAGGTGCCACGTCAGAAAAGCAAACACGTTCGCTGGGAACGTGTGAACTGGCGAACGACTCGTCTACAACAGCGGGTGCCTCCTCCCCATTTCGCGTCCCAAATCTGAACCTCTGGACAGTCTTAACTGAAGTTGTGGTTTCAGAGCCTGACATTGCCCCCTTCTAAAGATTCGACGAGTCCTGGTCGTGGTCTTGAAGAAAGCCGGAAAGGTGTGCTTAATAAAGTTTGCATCTTCCCATTTAGCATCTTCTAAAGGCAAGTTTTCCCACTACTTTGCAACTTTAGAGCCCCTTTGAATCCAAAGGCTGCTATGCTAAGCCGTAAGGAGCCATTTTCAAATATACCATATCTCCCACTTCAAAGACTCTCCACTCTTTTAGTATCTGCATAACGTTCCATTCCGTTCTGGGCTTGCTGGCTGTTAGACTGTGGACTCGGTCTCCTCCCACCTGCCCACGATCGAGGACACGATTGGCTCCACGACTTCTGTATCGTTGCGCTAGGCAACCTATATGTACCCCCTTCTCCTGTACTCGAGTATCAAGCAAAGCATTGTATCGAACTTTCATGGTATCAGAGACCAGTTCCGCTCCTCTCCCTCCATGATCGCCATGACCAACCCTGGAGGGCAAACCACTcttccctcctcctccggcggcccGCCAACTGACACTCTTCCCGGCGGCCCGCCAATGCCTCCTCTCCCCGCCGTCCCGCCTC
This window of the Triticum aestivum cultivar Chinese Spring chromosome 5D, IWGSC CS RefSeq v2.1, whole genome shotgun sequence genome carries:
- the LOC123119164 gene encoding nucleolar complex protein 2 homolog; this encodes MAKKLGKKARKFAHKHLQGGAKRSRKLRSQFNRRTRKDGKGREDDNRLNGDGGSEETHRNDPTMNMNDDVATLANCLEFPEDENELDGDLSDSDGYLSEDPECMYYSDSDDDNVLKECIVQDDLDEQNNEMRLAVKKQKRKLKKLLDKDPKFANFLEKWQLELVNFESKEDSDEQDEMDSVDNGVDSGDKDPPSDKILTSKTISEWCQLVLDEPKAPALRNLLNAFRDACQFGLNSNSLSMQRLQSTEVFYQIISFVLSKTDNIFRALLEISDDDKGKLMNQRNGKKWQDIEPLIKSYLRNSLDLISQLTDNQILTYVLTRLRTSAVYFSAYPSTSRRLLKMLVRLWASGDQNLSLSSFLMIREVASLLPDCLDFCLTKTYNAYLSSSKIVDNRNIENIDFILNCLVELYSLDIQKAGERAVISVGQLSAILRQASKTKGKEDLLKIDNWQYINCINLWVRFICVNYKDCHNLHLLFSSVVQIIRGVAHLLPGMRYLPLRLKLAQMLNELSNCSQMFFPVPSLIFGSLEFRETPQKEQTEKGKTHFSSILKVPRNMLKSRDFQEQCVLSAIEVLSAHFFQWSYHVSFPEVATIPLILLKRLQEQTTIESLRRPLKRMIDQVSENRDFVQRKREVVSFSPNDASSVESFLQEEEMNGGASFTQFYASVAKSRQSRGRKLV